The genomic window AATTTAATTATACTCCACAGACTCACAATTTGTGATTTATAGTAGTCCAACACGGACAAACAGAGTTTGTCCATGCCACCTTATTATCAATTTAAAATTCACATTTTATGAGCACCTTGAGTATATCTCTGCGTTCTCTGCGGTAAATATTTTTTTTACAAGACCCTTGGTAATATCTTTTTGATTCGCCTGGCTGCTTCTCTGGTGTTTTTAATACTGGGCACCAGGGCGAACCGTACATACCCTTCGCCAGGGTTTAATCCGGTTTCTGTTTTATCACTGATCCATGCACCAGGAGTCGTTACTATAGCAATTTCAGGCGAAAGGAGTTTCTGTGCAAAGCTGACAGAGGTCATTCCCTCCGGCACCTTTTGCCAGAGATAAATTGTTGCTTCCGGGGTACAGTCAGGAAGTTTGATACGACGGAACGCATCCACCAGCAAATCCCTTTTGATCCGGTATTCGGCCTTCATCTTTTCCACATGCGTTTCGTCACTGAGGGCGGCAATCGCTCCATCCTGGATAAACGTGGCCGTACCCGAATCAATGTTGGTCTTCACCTTTTTAAATATGTCTACAATCCGCTTGTCACCTGCCACCCAGCCCACACGGTAACACGTCATGGCGCTTCTTTTAGAGAAGGAGTTAAAGACAATGACACCTTCCTTGGTGACCTCCAGGATACTGTGGGGTGGTTCGCCAAAGTAAATTTCACTGTAGGCCTCATCGGAGGCGATAATGATGTTATGCCTTTTTCCAAATTCCACGACCTCTTTTAAATACGATAGCGGCGCTACGGCTCCAGAGGGGCTATTCGGGTAATTGATCCACATGATCTTTGTATTCTTGCAGACTTCTTCAGGGATCGATTTCAGGTCGATCAGAAATTTGTTTTCTGCCAGGAGCGGCACATAGTAAGGAATCCCTTCAGCAAACAAAGTCCCTCGTGTATAGGGTGGATAGCCTGGTGTAGGGATAATCACAGAATCGCCGGGATTAACGATTCCCTCCGGAAAATTGAACACCGCTTCTTTTGAGCCAATGGTGGAAGAAATTTCTGTAGCTGGGTCCATCTGGATGCCAAACCTCTTGTGAATCCACTGGGCTATGGACTGACGAAA from Candidatus Brocadia sp. includes these protein-coding regions:
- a CDS encoding aminotransferase class I/II-fold pyridoxal phosphate-dependent enzyme, which codes for MEITASKRLQSIGAYAFAEVDKEVEKLKSLGITPIDFGVGDPTVPTPDVVRKATQKGLTNRKSSGYPSYIGAPEFRQSIAQWIHKRFGIQMDPATEISSTIGSKEAVFNFPEGIVNPGDSVIIPTPGYPPYTRGTLFAEGIPYYVPLLAENKFLIDLKSIPEEVCKNTKIMWINYPNSPSGAVAPLSYLKEVVEFGKRHNIIIASDEAYSEIYFGEPPHSILEVTKEGVIVFNSFSKRSAMTCYRVGWVAGDKRIVDIFKKVKTNIDSGTATFIQDGAIAALSDETHVEKMKAEYRIKRDLLVDAFRRIKLPDCTPEATIYLWQKVPEGMTSVSFAQKLLSPEIAIVTTPGAWISDKTETGLNPGEGYVRFALVPSIKNTREAARRIKKILPRVL